From one Mytilus edulis chromosome 1, xbMytEdul2.2, whole genome shotgun sequence genomic stretch:
- the LOC139498972 gene encoding serine/threonine-protein phosphatase 6 regulatory ankyrin repeat subunit A-like, giving the protein MTKDTNHCYSRELFEAFDDNDEETFVKILESGVSSNSCLYDSEQGNVCILSNAVRKGSTKFVDILLKYGADPNYEDEDGETPLFEALFSDCDNSIQELLYKYGANKNHRNKAGNTPLIQLMIRCSDDHAYNFQSTTLFYLLESGIDFQLSSSRDQKLIHFIALVHRCHISKTDISKRHVCIRYLEILIQNGLSVHLKDGSCVTPLHYAAMACCEGAVDYLIDYGAKPNARTISGQLPIHFLGQNADRPGFQKCLILLLDSGSSIKNVDNQGRNILHYLTTTNKVSKLAIETVINEGMNSDIKDNCGLTP; this is encoded by the coding sequence ATGACCAAAGACACAAATCACTGTTATTCTCGTGAATTATTTGAAGCATTCGATGATAACGATGAGGAAACTTTTGTAAAAATACTGGAAAGTGGTGTAAGTAGCAATTCGTGCCTCTATGACAGTGAACAAGGAAACGTTTGTATATTATCAAACGCAGTAAGGAAAGGATCAACAAAGTTCGTAGATATATTATTGAAATATGGTGCTGACCCAAACTACGAAGACGAGGATGGAGAAACCCCACTGTTTGAAGCCCTTTTTTCCGATTGCGATAATTCAATTCAAGAGCTTCTATACAAATATGGGGCCAACAAGAACCACAGAAATAAAGCTGGGAATACTCCTCTCATTCAGCTGATGATAAGATGTTCTGATGACCATGCTTATAACTTTCAGTCTACAACATTGTTCTATCTGTTAGAATCTGGCATTGATTTTCAACTGAGTAGCAGCAGAGATCAGAAACTTATTCATTTCATTGCTTTAGTTCATAGGTGCCATATATCAAAAACAGACATTTCAAAGAGGCATGTTTGTATTCGATACTTAGAAATCCTAATTCAAAATGGATTGTCAGTACATTTAAAGGACGGTTCTTGTGTAACTCCTCTACATTATGCAGCCATGGCGTGCTGTGAAGGCGCTGTAGACTATCTTATTGATTATGGAGCTAAACCAAATGCACGAACTATTTCTGGTCAACTGCCGATTCATTTTCTTGGTCAGAATGCAGACCGTCCTGGTTTTCAGAAATGTTTGATACTTCTTCTTGACTCTGGTTCTTCCATTAAGAATGTTGATAACCAGGGACGAAATATTCTTCATTACTTGACAACAACAAACAAAGTAAGTAAGTTAGCAATAGAAACAGTGATAAATGAAGGGATGAACTCCGATATAAAGGACAATTGCGGATTAACACCATAA